In Pyramidobacter piscolens W5455, the following are encoded in one genomic region:
- the rbr gene encoding rubrerythrin — protein sequence MENIKGTQTEKNLQTAFAGESQARNKYTYYASKAKKEGYEQIAKIFEETAGNEKEHAKIWFKLLHEGDVPTTAVNLEDAAAGENYEWTDMYAGFAKTAHEEGFTRIAKLFEMVGAIEKEHEERYRKLLANVNGGLVFSRDGDMVWQCANCGHIVVGKKAPQVCPVCAHPQAYFQIRANNY from the coding sequence ATGGAAAACATCAAGGGCACTCAGACCGAAAAGAATCTTCAGACCGCTTTCGCCGGCGAGTCGCAGGCGCGCAACAAGTACACCTACTATGCCAGCAAAGCCAAAAAAGAAGGCTACGAGCAGATCGCCAAGATCTTCGAAGAGACGGCGGGCAACGAGAAAGAGCACGCCAAGATTTGGTTCAAGCTGCTTCATGAGGGCGACGTCCCCACCACGGCGGTAAACCTCGAAGACGCCGCGGCCGGCGAGAACTACGAATGGACCGACATGTACGCCGGTTTCGCCAAGACCGCTCACGAAGAGGGCTTCACCCGCATCGCCAAGCTTTTCGAGATGGTCGGCGCCATCGAGAAGGAGCACGAAGAGCGTTACCGCAAGCTTCTCGCCAACGTCAACGGCGGTCTGGTCTTTTCCCGCGACGGCGACATGGTCTGGCAGTGCGCCAATTGCGGCCATATCGTCGTCGGCAAGAAGGCGCCGCAGGTCTGCCCCGTCTGCGCCCATCCGCAGGCGTATTTCCAGATCAGGGCGAACAATTATTAA
- a CDS encoding pseudouridine synthase, translating into MNNLRGEMRLSKRMAELGLCSRREADEYISRGLVSVNGVPAVLGQKVTERDRIEMNRVAERDQSRRVTILLHKPLGYVSGQAEDGYRPARVLIRPENCWSGDKSPLRFDLRQLQNLVPAGRLDVNSTGLLVLTQDGRVARRLVGEDSAVEKEYLVRVAGSLSERGLALLNHGLSLDGEELLPARVRWQNDDQLRFVLQQGKKRQIRRMCALVGLEVLALKRVRVGSVRLGALPPGQWRYLLPEETF; encoded by the coding sequence GTGAATAACTTGCGCGGGGAGATGCGCCTCTCGAAGCGCATGGCAGAGCTTGGTCTTTGTTCCCGGCGTGAAGCCGACGAATACATTTCGCGCGGGCTCGTCAGCGTCAACGGCGTTCCCGCCGTGCTCGGGCAGAAAGTAACGGAACGCGATCGCATCGAAATGAACCGCGTCGCCGAACGGGATCAGAGCCGCCGCGTCACGATCCTCCTGCACAAACCGCTGGGATACGTTTCCGGCCAAGCCGAAGACGGTTACCGGCCCGCCCGCGTGCTGATCCGCCCGGAAAACTGTTGGAGCGGCGACAAATCGCCGCTGCGTTTCGACCTCCGCCAGCTGCAGAACCTTGTCCCGGCCGGTCGGCTCGACGTCAACTCCACCGGGCTGCTCGTGCTCACCCAAGACGGGCGCGTGGCGCGGCGCCTCGTCGGCGAGGACAGTGCCGTGGAAAAGGAGTATCTCGTGCGCGTGGCCGGATCTTTGAGCGAACGCGGCCTGGCGCTGCTCAATCACGGCCTCAGCCTCGACGGCGAAGAGCTTCTGCCCGCTCGGGTGCGATGGCAGAACGACGATCAATTGCGCTTCGTGCTGCAGCAGGGAAAAAAACGTCAGATCCGCCGCATGTGCGCTCTCGTCGGGCTCGAAGTGCTGGCCCTCAAACGCGTGCGCGTCGGTTCAGTGCGCCTGGGGGCGCTGCCGCCGGGACAGTGGCGCTATCTGCTTCCCGAAGAGACCTTTTAG
- a CDS encoding DUF721 domain-containing protein: protein MAKDQISAPRAVGSVIVHNLPSAFQIAFKLADMERQWLTIVGPQLSALTRPSRLERGELIVACESPAAAQMIKLSAGTLLRRVKKLTGLELPGVRAVVSRLERQREAPPPPSRRLQVSPEMVDEALNRVKATVKDPDTALSLARLEAAARTRWGEGRREE, encoded by the coding sequence ATGGCGAAGGATCAGATATCTGCCCCAAGGGCAGTCGGTTCCGTGATCGTCCATAATCTGCCGTCGGCTTTTCAGATCGCTTTTAAGCTGGCCGACATGGAACGCCAATGGCTCACGATTGTCGGCCCGCAGCTCTCCGCTTTGACCCGTCCGAGCCGCCTCGAACGCGGCGAACTGATCGTCGCCTGCGAGTCGCCGGCCGCGGCGCAGATGATCAAATTGAGCGCCGGCACGCTGCTGCGTCGCGTGAAAAAGCTGACAGGTTTGGAGCTGCCCGGCGTCCGCGCCGTCGTGTCGCGCCTCGAACGCCAGCGTGAAGCGCCGCCTCCTCCGTCGCGACGTCTTCAGGTCTCGCCGGAAATGGTCGACGAGGCCTTAAACCGAGTGAAAGCGACCGTCAAGGATCCCGATACGGCGTTGTCGTTGGCTCGCCTCGAGGCGGCGGCGCGGACGCGATGGGGTGAAGGGCGCAGGGAGGAGTGA
- the mnmG gene encoding tRNA uridine-5-carboxymethylaminomethyl(34) synthesis enzyme MnmG — translation MQIFPENTFDVIVVGGGHAGCEAALAAAHMGARTLMIVQDVDHVAHMPCNPSIGGPAKGHLVREISALGGVQARAADAAAMMMRWLNTSKGPAVRALRAQCDLHDYHGYYLRELVNCPNLRVFQDQVDALWVENDRLKGVKTRFQLSFEAPRVILTTGTHLGGRVHVGLVNFASGPMGQQPAVGLSRSIAELGIVMQRLKTGTTPRLYRDSIDWSHIELQEGDPHPVGFDFWDEKKIRREISCGMIRTNARTHRIIKDNLDRSPIVHGEITGVGPRYCPSIESKVMAFPEKDSHPIFLEPVARGSVEIYVQNFSTSLPFDVQIAMTRTLPGCERAVILRPGYAIEYDAIDPQQLSLSLEMKRLPGLFCAGQINGTSGYEEAASQGLLAGVNAVLSMRGEEPLVLRRHEAYLGVLVDDLVTKGTHEPYRMLTSRCEHRLLLRHDNADRRLAPIGRRLGLLDDEKWRQLCERWEREDQEIETLERVHVAPTPANAVLAEEGLRPLERGMSAAELLRRPEVDYELLCRIVPDGRLKGEEAANVETAVKYQGYIARQQAAVDKMLRLESMKIPVGFDYGELRGLLAESREKLERVRPMTLGQAGRISGVTPTDLQHLALYLSERSRRREAARCE, via the coding sequence GTGCAAATTTTTCCCGAAAACACTTTTGACGTTATCGTCGTCGGCGGCGGCCATGCCGGCTGTGAGGCGGCCCTCGCCGCGGCGCACATGGGGGCGCGGACGTTGATGATCGTGCAGGATGTCGATCACGTCGCGCATATGCCCTGCAATCCTTCCATCGGCGGCCCGGCAAAAGGCCATTTGGTGCGCGAAATTTCGGCGCTGGGCGGCGTCCAGGCCCGGGCCGCCGACGCTGCCGCGATGATGATGCGCTGGCTCAACACTTCGAAGGGGCCGGCCGTGCGCGCCCTGCGCGCGCAGTGCGACCTGCACGATTACCACGGTTATTATCTGCGGGAGCTGGTGAACTGTCCAAATTTACGGGTTTTTCAGGACCAGGTCGACGCGCTGTGGGTTGAAAACGACCGGCTCAAGGGAGTGAAGACGCGCTTTCAGTTGAGCTTCGAAGCACCGCGCGTGATCCTGACGACCGGCACGCATCTGGGCGGGCGCGTCCACGTTGGGCTGGTGAATTTCGCTTCGGGGCCGATGGGACAGCAACCCGCCGTCGGACTTTCCCGATCCATTGCTGAGTTGGGTATCGTCATGCAGCGCCTCAAGACGGGGACGACGCCGCGCCTGTACCGCGACAGCATCGACTGGAGCCACATCGAGCTTCAGGAAGGCGATCCCCATCCCGTCGGCTTCGACTTCTGGGATGAGAAAAAAATCCGCCGCGAGATCAGTTGCGGCATGATCCGCACTAACGCCCGCACACACCGCATCATCAAGGACAATCTCGACCGTTCGCCGATCGTCCATGGCGAGATCACCGGCGTGGGGCCGCGCTATTGCCCTTCGATCGAGTCGAAGGTGATGGCTTTCCCCGAGAAGGACAGCCACCCTATTTTTCTCGAACCCGTAGCGCGCGGCAGCGTCGAGATCTACGTGCAGAACTTCTCCACCAGTCTGCCTTTCGACGTGCAAATCGCCATGACCCGCACTTTGCCGGGCTGCGAACGCGCCGTGATCTTGCGTCCCGGCTACGCCATCGAGTACGACGCCATCGATCCGCAGCAGCTTTCGCTGTCGCTGGAGATGAAACGCCTTCCCGGTCTGTTCTGCGCTGGCCAGATCAACGGCACCTCGGGCTATGAAGAGGCAGCTTCGCAGGGGCTGCTGGCGGGCGTCAACGCCGTGCTGTCGATGCGCGGCGAAGAGCCGCTCGTGCTGCGGCGTCATGAAGCTTATCTCGGCGTGCTCGTGGACGACCTGGTCACCAAGGGCACCCACGAACCGTACCGTATGCTCACAAGCCGGTGCGAGCACCGGCTGCTGCTGCGTCACGACAACGCCGACCGTCGTCTCGCCCCGATCGGGCGTCGTCTCGGCCTTTTGGATGATGAAAAGTGGCGCCAGCTTTGCGAGCGCTGGGAACGCGAAGATCAGGAGATCGAAACGCTGGAACGGGTTCACGTCGCTCCGACTCCGGCTAACGCAGTGCTGGCGGAAGAAGGACTGCGGCCGCTGGAGCGCGGCATGAGCGCCGCCGAGCTGCTGCGCCGTCCCGAGGTGGATTACGAGCTGCTCTGCCGTATCGTTCCCGATGGCCGCCTTAAAGGCGAAGAAGCCGCCAATGTCGAAACCGCGGTCAAATATCAGGGCTATATCGCCCGCCAGCAGGCTGCGGTGGATAAGATGCTCCGCTTGGAAAGCATGAAGATCCCCGTCGGTTTCGACTACGGCGAGCTTCGGGGACTGCTGGCCGAGAGCCGCGAGAAGCTCGAGCGCGTCCGCCCGATGACGCTGGGGCAGGCCGGCCGCATTTCCGGCGTCACTCCCACCGATCTTCAGCATCTGGCGCTCTATCTGAGCGAGCGTTCCCGCCGTCGCGAAGCGGCGCGCTGCGAGTAA
- the recF gene encoding DNA replication/repair protein RecF (All proteins in this family for which functions are known are DNA-binding proteins that assist the filamentation of RecA onto DNA for the initiation of recombination or recombinational repair.): protein MRIAQTRFRNFRNLENALIAWEPGLNLLTGANGAGKTNILEALHVVTGWGAFSGSKCSDTVKWQSEGGASLAAQAAGEREAIIEAVIMARASLRLDGKLCRWGDLRNCVPSLTFLPSDMALIEGAPSVRRRFLDLLCALYFPLYAYKLSEYRKITQHRRHLLGLGHSTRVTEETMANLSAWIWECRLEVIAALREHLEKWRGLLPRKIDLNLKRGGSGNADDLLEDFHRSCAILAERERASGLPLVGPHRDDLVIGCEGRLASEVLSRGQRRRAALALVMGAASAVERRGRASPVLLFDEVASELDEAGRTVLMECLQHSRWQVFAATAESALPCFQGTRWQVSAGKIQRLD from the coding sequence ATGCGGATCGCACAGACGCGCTTCCGCAATTTTCGCAATCTGGAAAACGCGCTCATCGCCTGGGAGCCGGGGCTGAATCTGCTGACCGGGGCCAACGGCGCAGGCAAAACCAATATACTCGAGGCTCTCCACGTCGTCACCGGCTGGGGAGCCTTCAGCGGTTCGAAATGTTCCGACACCGTGAAATGGCAATCCGAGGGCGGCGCTTCCCTGGCGGCACAGGCGGCAGGCGAGCGGGAAGCCATAATCGAAGCCGTGATCATGGCCCGCGCTTCGCTGCGTCTCGACGGCAAGCTCTGCCGTTGGGGCGATCTGAGAAACTGCGTGCCGTCGCTGACGTTTTTGCCGTCGGACATGGCCTTGATCGAGGGCGCGCCGTCCGTGCGCCGACGCTTTCTCGACCTGCTTTGCGCGCTTTATTTCCCGCTGTACGCCTACAAGCTTTCCGAGTACCGCAAGATCACGCAGCATCGCCGTCATCTGCTTGGGCTCGGCCACTCGACGCGCGTCACGGAGGAGACCATGGCCAATTTATCCGCCTGGATCTGGGAATGTCGTCTCGAAGTGATCGCGGCGCTGCGGGAGCATCTGGAAAAATGGCGCGGTCTTTTGCCCCGGAAAATCGACCTGAACTTAAAAAGGGGCGGAAGCGGCAATGCCGATGACCTTTTGGAGGATTTTCACCGTTCCTGCGCGATCCTCGCGGAACGAGAGCGGGCTTCCGGCCTGCCTTTGGTCGGTCCGCATCGTGATGATCTGGTCATCGGCTGCGAGGGGCGCCTGGCGTCGGAAGTTCTCAGCCGCGGCCAGCGCCGTCGCGCCGCGCTGGCGTTGGTGATGGGCGCGGCCTCGGCGGTGGAGCGGCGCGGTCGCGCGTCGCCGGTGCTGCTGTTTGACGAAGTCGCTTCCGAGCTCGACGAAGCGGGCCGCACTGTGCTGATGGAATGTTTGCAGCACAGTCGCTGGCAGGTTTTCGCCGCCACGGCGGAAAGTGCGCTGCCATGTTTTCAGGGGACGCGCTGGCAGGTGTCGGCGGGAAAGATCCAGCGCCTTGATTAA
- the dnaN gene encoding DNA polymerase III subunit beta, which translates to MKLEITQNEFMKYWSMAERVTGTKSTMATLASVLCVADETGVMLNSTDLKTTIRVKAEGATVLEPGKAILPLKVVGELFKKIVASPFTVEVDNEKGTISAGRSHYSFTTCNVGDFPDLPSPRAAEEFTRVSAGELSRVLAEGGIAGAPNEDFPKYLSGGLMQIAGGELRVVATDGRRLSLSKTMIENADAASSAREMLLPLKSLEEYQRILTGFAPDQEVEVLQDGAVTYFNMPGVQYSVRCIDSKFPNYERILSNTSTTQMQADRSGFMQALDRINIVVGDNSRVVILTLSPGAAMELSGRAPEIGEANESVDASISGEPLKVAFNVGYLMAGIKAFHGSDVTLAFNGAEGQMMITRPGGTDFVYMLMPIKLKSMDVSETAEES; encoded by the coding sequence ATGAAACTCGAAATCACCCAAAACGAATTCATGAAATACTGGTCCATGGCCGAAAGAGTCACCGGAACGAAGAGCACGATGGCGACGCTGGCCAGCGTTCTTTGCGTTGCCGATGAAACGGGCGTGATGCTGAACTCCACGGATCTGAAGACAACGATCCGCGTCAAAGCCGAAGGCGCGACCGTCCTTGAGCCCGGCAAGGCGATTTTGCCGTTGAAAGTCGTCGGCGAACTTTTCAAGAAGATCGTCGCCAGCCCTTTTACCGTCGAGGTTGACAACGAAAAAGGGACGATCAGCGCCGGACGCAGCCATTATTCCTTTACGACCTGCAACGTCGGCGATTTTCCCGATCTGCCGTCTCCCCGCGCCGCCGAGGAGTTTACCCGCGTTTCCGCCGGCGAGCTCTCGCGCGTGCTGGCCGAAGGCGGCATCGCCGGGGCGCCGAACGAAGATTTTCCCAAGTACCTGTCCGGCGGCCTGATGCAGATAGCCGGCGGCGAGCTGCGCGTCGTCGCTACCGATGGGCGCCGCCTTTCGCTGTCGAAGACCATGATCGAAAACGCCGATGCGGCGTCTTCCGCTCGGGAGATGTTGCTGCCGCTGAAATCGCTTGAAGAATATCAGCGTATTTTGACTGGTTTTGCCCCCGACCAGGAGGTCGAAGTGCTTCAGGACGGCGCCGTAACCTACTTCAACATGCCGGGCGTGCAGTATTCCGTGCGCTGTATCGATTCAAAATTTCCAAACTACGAACGTATTCTCAGCAACACCAGCACCACGCAGATGCAGGCGGACCGTTCCGGCTTCATGCAGGCGCTGGATCGTATCAACATCGTCGTCGGCGACAACAGCCGCGTCGTCATCCTGACGCTGTCGCCGGGAGCGGCCATGGAGCTGAGCGGTCGCGCTCCCGAGATCGGCGAAGCCAACGAAAGCGTTGACGCTTCCATCAGCGGCGAGCCGCTCAAGGTGGCGTTCAACGTCGGCTATTTGATGGCCGGCATCAAGGCGTTCCACGGCAGCGATGTGACGCTGGCTTTCAACGGCGCCGAGGGGCAGATGATGATCACGCGCCCGGGCGGCACGGATTTCGTTTACATGCTCATGCCCATCAAGCTCAAGTCCATGGATGTCTCTGAGACGGCCGAGGAGTCTTAA
- the dnaA gene encoding chromosomal replication initiator protein DnaA translates to MKNAEEIWEQILEGAAPLLPNQTVDIWLKSCSPLRMEDDRLVLDAGNSFVAKKVKDSFLATLESVMQRKGKGSGIDLVYDSKPVGAEEALPSPQPHSPIGSNGLNRQYDFTSFVVGKSNRLAHAASLAVAESPGEAYNPLFIWGGVGLGKTHLMHAIGNYAQGKNGNTKVTYLSSEKFTNELITAIKNARTAEFRAKYRHVDILLIDDIQFLAGKESTQDEFFHTFNDLHTEHKQIVLSSDRPPKELGDIEDRIISRFEWGLVTDIQQPDYETRIAILKKKAEQRRIPVNDDVIGFLAENIPSNIRELEGALNRVIASANFSQEPITIENTQEWLKDVIGSGRRGLLTFQSIMDVVSSEFGFSPEDICSKRRTAEVALARQVAMYMCRIHTESSLQQIAKDFGKKDHTTVLHALKKIEMLMKEDARVKKIVENIDKKL, encoded by the coding sequence ATGAAAAACGCAGAAGAAATCTGGGAGCAAATTCTGGAAGGAGCCGCCCCGCTCCTGCCAAACCAGACTGTCGACATCTGGCTTAAATCATGCTCTCCCCTCCGTATGGAAGACGACCGGCTGGTGCTGGACGCCGGCAATTCCTTTGTCGCCAAAAAAGTCAAGGACAGCTTTCTGGCGACGTTGGAAAGCGTGATGCAGCGCAAAGGGAAAGGCAGCGGCATCGACCTGGTCTACGACAGCAAGCCAGTCGGAGCGGAAGAGGCGCTTCCGTCTCCCCAGCCGCATTCTCCGATCGGCTCGAACGGGCTCAACCGGCAGTACGATTTCACCTCGTTCGTCGTCGGCAAATCGAACCGTCTCGCTCACGCCGCCAGTCTGGCTGTCGCCGAAAGTCCCGGAGAGGCGTACAATCCTCTGTTCATCTGGGGCGGCGTCGGGCTGGGCAAGACTCACCTAATGCACGCCATCGGCAATTACGCGCAGGGAAAAAACGGGAACACGAAAGTCACTTACCTCTCCTCCGAGAAGTTCACCAACGAGCTGATCACGGCGATCAAAAACGCCCGCACCGCGGAGTTTCGCGCCAAATACCGTCACGTGGACATCCTTTTGATCGACGACATCCAGTTTCTGGCCGGCAAGGAAAGCACACAGGACGAGTTCTTTCATACTTTCAACGACCTTCATACCGAGCACAAGCAGATCGTGCTCAGTTCCGACCGACCGCCCAAGGAGCTTGGCGACATCGAGGACCGCATTATCAGCCGCTTTGAATGGGGTTTAGTGACCGACATCCAACAGCCCGATTACGAGACCCGCATCGCCATCCTCAAGAAAAAAGCCGAGCAACGCCGCATTCCCGTCAACGACGACGTCATCGGCTTTCTTGCCGAAAACATTCCCAGCAACATCCGCGAGCTGGAGGGCGCTTTGAACCGCGTCATCGCCAGCGCCAACTTCTCGCAGGAGCCGATCACCATCGAAAACACGCAGGAGTGGCTCAAAGACGTAATCGGCAGCGGCCGCCGCGGGCTCCTCACTTTCCAGAGCATCATGGACGTGGTCTCCAGTGAGTTCGGCTTCTCTCCAGAGGATATTTGCAGTAAGCGCCGCACGGCGGAAGTGGCGCTGGCCCGTCAAGTAGCCATGTACATGTGCCGTATCCACACTGAATCCAGCTTACAGCAAATCGCCAAGGATTTCGGCAAAAAGGATCATACTACGGTGCTGCACGCGCTGAAAAAAATCGAGATGCTCATGAAGGAAGACGCCCGTGTGAAAAAGATTGTGGAAAACATCGATAAAAAGCTGTGA
- a CDS encoding aminotransferase class V-fold PLP-dependent enzyme, translating into MSIYFNNAATTWPKPDCVARAMSDFLGSGGANLGRGTASARDLGTMGLVLECRERAARLLGGYENASPVYVTFTANITESLNVVLKGFLKSGMRAVTTSMEHNAVTRPLRRLEKDGVDLEILPCDRRGYLDPEKLAAALDAKKADLVVISHCSNVCGSVQNLEAIAAACRKRGVRLVVDTAQTAGLIPLNAAALGLAALCFTGHKGLMGPQGMGGIVWQPEFARLCEPLVDGGTGSFSHVETQPEAMPDRFESGTGNLPGIAGLNAALKWIEERGVDVIRAHENELGARFLAGLKKFDGLILYGLPEMIDKKRLSVFAVNFEGVDNGVLAAELSSRGLETRPGLQCSPWGHQTLGCFPQGALRLSLGYFNTPAQVDEALRILADSLAVVRAPKLPAN; encoded by the coding sequence ATGTCGATCTATTTCAACAACGCGGCCACCACGTGGCCGAAACCGGACTGTGTCGCCCGCGCCATGAGCGATTTTCTCGGTTCCGGAGGCGCCAACCTGGGGCGGGGAACCGCTTCGGCCCGAGACCTCGGCACCATGGGATTGGTGCTGGAGTGCCGCGAGCGCGCGGCGCGCCTGCTGGGCGGCTACGAGAACGCTTCGCCCGTGTACGTGACTTTTACGGCTAATATCACCGAGTCGCTCAACGTCGTGCTGAAAGGATTTCTCAAGTCCGGCATGCGCGCCGTCACCACGTCCATGGAACACAACGCCGTGACGCGCCCGCTGCGCCGCCTGGAAAAGGACGGCGTCGATCTGGAGATCCTGCCCTGCGACCGGCGGGGTTATCTTGATCCCGAAAAACTGGCGGCTGCGCTTGACGCGAAAAAAGCCGACCTGGTTGTGATCAGCCATTGTAGCAACGTGTGCGGTTCCGTACAAAATCTCGAAGCCATCGCCGCCGCCTGCCGCAAGCGGGGAGTGCGCCTTGTCGTCGACACGGCGCAGACGGCCGGACTGATACCGCTGAACGCCGCGGCGCTCGGCCTGGCGGCGCTGTGCTTTACAGGGCACAAAGGGCTCATGGGGCCGCAGGGGATGGGCGGCATCGTCTGGCAGCCTGAATTCGCCCGTCTTTGCGAGCCCTTGGTCGATGGAGGCACTGGCAGCTTCTCGCATGTGGAAACGCAGCCGGAAGCCATGCCCGACCGTTTCGAGAGCGGCACGGGGAATCTGCCCGGCATCGCCGGTTTGAACGCGGCCCTGAAATGGATCGAAGAACGCGGCGTCGACGTCATCCGCGCCCACGAAAACGAACTGGGCGCCCGCTTTTTGGCGGGGTTGAAAAAATTTGACGGTCTGATCCTGTACGGACTGCCGGAAATGATCGACAAAAAACGGTTATCCGTCTTCGCCGTCAACTTCGAAGGCGTGGACAACGGCGTTCTCGCCGCCGAGCTCAGCAGCCGCGGTCTGGAAACGCGTCCCGGTCTGCAGTGCAGCCCGTGGGGGCACCAGACGTTGGGCTGCTTTCCGCAAGGCGCGCTGCGCCTCAGCCTCGGCTATTTCAACACCCCCGCTCAGGTTGACGAAGCGTTGCGAATCTTGGCTGATTCGCTGGCGGTCGTGCGCGCCCCAAAACTGCCGGCAAACTGA
- a CDS encoding nitroreductase family protein, translating into MNETLMNIMARRSIRRYTEEPVCESTMKLVLAAACAAPSAKGERPVRFVVLDKKRMGSLAEKVQQKDPFREGQWAIAVLADLRGYDSGLAWIEDGAAAMENMQIACKSLGLGSLWYGVYRRAAKEAAVREFLQLPDGVEVLGITVMGYAAERKEAYSGVDESKVRYGIWSE; encoded by the coding sequence ATGAACGAGACTTTGATGAACATCATGGCTCGCCGCAGCATCCGCCGCTACACTGAAGAACCGGTCTGCGAATCCACAATGAAGCTTGTCTTGGCGGCCGCCTGCGCAGCTCCCAGCGCCAAGGGGGAACGCCCGGTGCGTTTTGTCGTGTTGGATAAAAAGCGGATGGGCTCTCTGGCCGAAAAAGTTCAGCAGAAAGATCCCTTCCGCGAAGGGCAGTGGGCCATTGCCGTCCTTGCCGATCTGCGCGGCTACGACAGCGGCCTGGCTTGGATCGAAGACGGAGCCGCCGCTATGGAGAACATGCAGATCGCCTGCAAGTCGCTGGGTCTCGGCTCGCTGTGGTACGGCGTCTACCGCCGTGCCGCCAAGGAAGCGGCGGTCCGCGAGTTTTTGCAGCTGCCCGACGGCGTAGAGGTTCTCGGGATCACCGTGATGGGCTATGCCGCCGAGCGTAAAGAGGCTTACAGCGGCGTGGACGAAAGCAAAGTGCGTTACGGCATCTGGAGCGAATAG
- a CDS encoding PocR ligand-binding domain-containing protein encodes MSELADLIPEKLQRELQESFAYATGFGVVFVDKEGRHLGEGSNFSRFCRAINADPKDGARCQCSNKNAIQIALKDGRPGIYICHAGLVNIEIPLTLDGELIGAITAGQVICEGNHPFPQDEQAPQQLWRENELYTSYYREIPVLSLKQIQETARALQNFSNYILQQKSYTQIQEHVGHLTDELLKNQKKLINLKNQLTLARFEALQKQIMPHFTFNVLNSISRLMSMKKNDQAQEMLESFSSMLRYTLSRPAAKVTLKQELDYIRHYLRIQRYRFGENLVYHIDCDKKSEPLTIPFFSLQPFVENALEHGILNPTRKYGGELNIACRAGMSAYTIEIRDSGAGMDENTLGAILEELASKRLPRGGKIHIGMSNCFKRLRMFFGARCTIAVKSSLGCGTTIVITIKNKR; translated from the coding sequence GTGAGTGAACTTGCTGATCTTATCCCGGAAAAACTGCAGCGGGAACTGCAGGAGTCTTTCGCCTATGCGACGGGCTTCGGCGTCGTTTTCGTAGACAAGGAAGGGCGGCACCTCGGCGAGGGAAGCAACTTCTCCCGTTTTTGCCGTGCCATCAACGCCGATCCGAAAGACGGCGCGCGCTGCCAGTGTTCGAACAAGAATGCCATCCAGATCGCACTGAAAGATGGGCGCCCCGGCATCTATATCTGCCATGCCGGCCTGGTCAACATCGAGATCCCGCTGACGCTGGACGGCGAACTGATCGGCGCGATCACCGCCGGGCAGGTCATTTGCGAAGGGAACCATCCTTTTCCTCAAGACGAACAGGCGCCCCAACAACTGTGGCGTGAAAATGAGCTGTATACATCGTATTATCGTGAAATTCCCGTCCTCAGCCTGAAGCAGATCCAGGAAACGGCGCGCGCTCTGCAAAATTTTTCCAACTACATCCTTCAACAAAAGTCCTACACGCAGATCCAGGAGCACGTCGGACATCTAACGGACGAGCTGCTAAAAAACCAAAAAAAACTGATCAACCTCAAAAACCAACTGACCCTGGCCCGCTTCGAGGCTTTGCAGAAGCAGATCATGCCGCACTTCACTTTTAACGTCCTTAACTCGATTTCCAGACTCATGAGCATGAAAAAGAACGATCAGGCCCAAGAAATGCTGGAGTCATTTTCGTCGATGCTCCGTTACACTCTGTCCCGGCCGGCGGCCAAAGTGACGCTCAAACAGGAACTCGACTACATACGCCATTACCTGCGGATCCAGAGATATCGTTTCGGTGAAAATCTGGTCTATCATATTGATTGCGATAAAAAATCAGAGCCTTTGACGATCCCATTCTTCAGTCTTCAGCCTTTTGTTGAAAATGCGCTCGAACACGGGATCCTGAACCCGACTCGCAAATATGGAGGCGAGCTGAATATCGCTTGCCGCGCCGGCATGTCGGCGTACACGATCGAAATCCGCGACAGTGGAGCGGGCATGGACGAAAATACGCTTGGCGCCATCCTGGAAGAACTAGCCTCGAAAAGACTCCCGCGCGGCGGCAAAATCCATATCGGCATGAGCAACTGCTTTAAAAGGCTGAGGATGTTTTTCGGCGCGCGCTGCACGATCGCCGTCAAAAGCAGCCTCGGCTGCGGGACGACTATCGTAATCACCATAAAAAATAAGCGCTGA